In Marinobacter antarcticus, one genomic interval encodes:
- a CDS encoding LpxL/LpxP family acyltransferase, whose translation MPGSSSKNKSPLWHVRFWPSWALVFALYLLSFLPMSSKQKLGRRLGCFLSSKLKSRARVADRNLDICFPDLDKEARKQLVQDNFIACSRGFLESTHAWWRDTSPYCEAADVQGLEYLREAQSKGKGVLLIGGHYSIFDFALPLVACHLKNPGYVYRPNNNPVIDRMIEKGRRRHFGIRPFTKRELRPMVSFLKKGGEIWFACDQDFGGKTELFVPFFGVETGCITSPSYIAKVSGASVICVSHLRMPDGGYRVVFSPIQADFGVDKHKDTEVWNRYIEDTIREQPDQYLWLHKRFKTRPEGVGKVY comes from the coding sequence ATGCCCGGATCTTCCAGTAAAAATAAATCGCCGCTGTGGCATGTGCGTTTTTGGCCCTCATGGGCGCTGGTATTCGCGTTATATCTGCTGTCATTTTTGCCTATGTCTTCCAAGCAGAAGCTGGGAAGGCGGCTGGGTTGTTTCCTGAGTAGCAAACTCAAATCCCGTGCTCGGGTTGCTGACCGCAACCTGGACATCTGCTTTCCCGATCTGGACAAGGAAGCCCGAAAACAGCTGGTGCAGGATAACTTCATTGCATGCAGCCGCGGCTTTCTGGAGAGTACCCATGCCTGGTGGCGCGATACGTCGCCCTATTGCGAAGCTGCCGATGTGCAGGGGCTGGAGTATCTCAGGGAAGCGCAAAGCAAGGGTAAAGGCGTGCTGTTGATTGGCGGTCATTACAGCATTTTTGATTTCGCGTTACCGCTGGTTGCCTGTCACCTGAAAAATCCCGGGTACGTCTACCGACCCAACAATAACCCGGTTATTGATCGTATGATCGAAAAAGGCCGTCGTCGCCATTTTGGTATCCGGCCGTTCACCAAGCGTGAATTGCGGCCAATGGTGTCTTTTTTGAAAAAGGGCGGTGAAATCTGGTTTGCCTGCGATCAGGATTTTGGCGGAAAAACTGAACTGTTCGTGCCATTTTTTGGTGTCGAAACCGGGTGTATTACTTCCCCAAGCTACATCGCCAAGGTATCTGGCGCCTCGGTGATTTGCGTCAGCCACCTCCGGATGCCCGATGGCGGCTATCGTGTGGTGTTCTCGCCGATACAGGCCGATTTCGGAGTCGACAAGCATAAGGATACCGAGGTCTGGAACCGGTACATTGAGGACACCATTCGTGAACAGCCTGATCAGTATTTATGGCTGCACAAGCGCTTCAAAACCCGCCCCGAAGGGGTAGGTAAAGTCTATTGA
- a CDS encoding TRAP transporter large permease translates to MSPDLLMIGSFLLALLLGVPVAIALGFGGLVGILFGLSPDMLATFGTNTYNSVAKYPLIAIPLFILTGLIFERAGVAASLVRFAQAIIGPRHGSLTVVAVLVCLIMGGMSGSGPADAAAVAMVMLPSMRKAGYPQPFSAALIAASSSTAILIPPSIALILYSIVVPGVDLRALFAAGLFPGILAGLSLLVPALYLARKFGWENPETTERPPFWPSFKAALPALFAPVIILGGLRSGLFTPTEAAVVAVAYGVLVGCLVYRNLSLRSLFELMTDAAVTSGVVMLIIALAGIFAWAGTTLGTFQHLADALLSLSENSWVLLSLVMVLVLIAGMLLDAVSIYLILIPIVLPLMNHFEWNPVWFGILLAMNIAIGQFTPPVAVNLMVTTRIADIRLEHTIGWALIFIAAMSVSLLLVALMPGIALWLPEKLGYVVGPW, encoded by the coding sequence ATGAGTCCTGACCTGTTGATGATAGGGAGTTTCCTGCTGGCGTTGCTGCTGGGTGTTCCGGTTGCCATTGCGCTGGGATTCGGCGGGTTGGTGGGGATTCTCTTCGGCTTGTCTCCCGACATGCTTGCCACATTCGGCACCAATACCTACAACAGCGTGGCGAAGTATCCGCTGATCGCGATACCGTTGTTTATTCTCACCGGCCTTATTTTTGAACGTGCCGGGGTGGCCGCCAGTCTGGTGCGCTTTGCTCAGGCGATTATTGGGCCGCGCCACGGCAGCCTGACCGTTGTGGCCGTTCTTGTTTGCCTGATTATGGGTGGTATGAGCGGCTCCGGGCCTGCGGATGCGGCTGCGGTGGCTATGGTAATGCTGCCCAGTATGCGTAAGGCGGGTTATCCGCAACCATTTTCTGCCGCTTTGATTGCGGCATCGTCGTCTACCGCTATCCTGATACCGCCTTCTATCGCGTTGATTCTGTACTCCATCGTGGTGCCCGGAGTGGATTTGCGGGCGCTTTTTGCGGCCGGGTTGTTTCCGGGCATTCTGGCGGGCTTGTCGTTATTGGTGCCAGCGCTGTATCTCGCCCGCAAGTTCGGCTGGGAGAACCCCGAAACCACTGAGCGCCCGCCGTTCTGGCCCAGTTTCAAAGCGGCACTGCCGGCATTGTTTGCGCCGGTGATTATTCTCGGCGGCCTGCGCTCCGGGTTGTTTACGCCGACAGAAGCTGCTGTGGTTGCAGTTGCCTACGGCGTGCTTGTGGGCTGTCTGGTATACCGCAACCTGAGTTTGCGCAGTCTGTTTGAACTGATGACAGACGCTGCGGTGACCTCCGGGGTGGTTATGCTGATTATTGCGCTGGCGGGTATTTTTGCCTGGGCAGGAACCACACTGGGCACCTTTCAGCATCTGGCGGATGCGCTGTTATCCCTTTCAGAAAACAGCTGGGTGTTGCTGAGCCTGGTAATGGTGCTTGTGTTGATTGCAGGCATGCTATTGGATGCGGTATCGATCTATCTGATCCTCATCCCCATCGTATTGCCGCTGATGAACCATTTTGAATGGAACCCGGTGTGGTTCGGCATCCTGCTGGCTATGAACATCGCCATTGGCCAGTTCACCCCGCCGGTGGCAGTCAACCTAATGGTTACAACACGTATTGCTGATATTCGCCTGGAACATACCATAGGCTGGGCGTTGATCTTCATTGCCGCGATGAGCGTAAGCCTGCTGCTGGTGGCGCTGATGCCGGGTATTGCACTCTGGCTTCCGGAAAAACTCGGCTATGTTGTAGGGCCGTGGTAA
- a CDS encoding DctP family TRAP transporter solute-binding subunit, which produces MLKSRSLIAVAAATLLLSSVAHAQYKDEYTVSTVLPSAFPWGQAADKWVELVKERSEGRINMKIYSNSQLVSGDQTKEFSAMRSGLIDMAVGSTINWSPQVPQLNLFSLPFLMPDNAAIDAITQGDAGKAVFEAIEKRGVTPLAWGENGFRELSNSKRAISEPADLEGLKIRVVGSPLFQDTFSELGANPTQMSWADAKPALTTGAVDGQENPLSVFDVARIDQVGQEHLTLWHYMADPLVFAVSNRIWGQFNAEDQALLKQAAVDAGKWEIEKSRAELADTLQAIKDRGVTVTELTQAQHDAFVKATLPVYEKWIPRIGEDLVKQAQSAVANRKQ; this is translated from the coding sequence ATGCTGAAATCCCGCTCATTGATCGCTGTTGCTGCGGCTACACTGCTGCTTAGTTCTGTGGCGCACGCGCAATACAAAGATGAATACACGGTTTCTACCGTACTGCCGTCGGCGTTTCCCTGGGGGCAAGCTGCGGATAAGTGGGTTGAACTGGTGAAAGAGCGCTCTGAAGGGCGTATTAACATGAAGATTTACAGCAATTCCCAGCTGGTTTCCGGGGATCAGACCAAAGAATTTTCTGCCATGCGCTCAGGGCTGATCGATATGGCCGTGGGTTCTACCATCAACTGGTCTCCCCAGGTTCCGCAACTGAACCTTTTTTCCCTGCCATTTTTGATGCCGGATAACGCCGCCATTGATGCAATCACCCAGGGTGATGCGGGCAAGGCCGTGTTCGAAGCGATTGAAAAGCGTGGCGTAACGCCGCTGGCCTGGGGCGAGAATGGCTTCCGCGAGCTGTCCAACTCCAAGCGTGCAATCAGCGAACCTGCGGATCTGGAAGGCCTGAAAATCCGCGTGGTAGGCTCGCCTCTGTTCCAGGATACCTTCAGCGAGCTGGGCGCTAACCCAACCCAGATGAGCTGGGCGGATGCCAAGCCGGCACTGACTACCGGTGCGGTCGATGGCCAGGAAAACCCGTTGTCGGTTTTTGATGTGGCGCGTATTGATCAGGTAGGGCAGGAACACCTCACACTGTGGCATTACATGGCCGACCCGCTTGTGTTTGCCGTCAGCAACCGTATATGGGGCCAGTTCAATGCTGAAGACCAGGCGCTCCTGAAGCAGGCCGCTGTTGATGCCGGTAAGTGGGAAATCGAAAAATCCCGTGCCGAGCTTGCGGACACGCTGCAGGCCATCAAGGATCGCGGTGTAACGGTGACCGAGTTGACTCAGGCGCAGCACGATGCGTTTGTGAAGGCTACCCTGCCGGTCTACGAAAAATGGATACCGCGCATTGGCGAAGATCTGGTGAAGCAGGCTCAGTCTGCTGTTGCCAACCGCAAGCAGTAA
- a CDS encoding TRAP transporter small permease: MPSRPPKFRPEAWLASLALIAICVISLGNVIVRYTTDASFAFTEEFSVFLLVVLTFAGAAVAARNNQHIRIELIEHYLPPSALKGLFVLQWLVGVAVFGVTAWYGSTFAMQEYNWESLSPGLGLPSWIYVIWLPMLSVAIIIRITQNLVDRLRGKKDPEVIHES, from the coding sequence ATGCCCTCCCGACCCCCGAAGTTCCGGCCGGAAGCCTGGCTGGCGTCTCTGGCGCTGATTGCAATCTGTGTGATCAGCCTGGGCAACGTGATTGTCCGCTATACCACAGATGCCTCCTTTGCGTTCACCGAAGAGTTCTCGGTATTTCTTCTGGTTGTGCTCACCTTTGCCGGCGCGGCTGTGGCCGCCCGCAATAACCAGCACATTCGCATCGAGCTGATCGAGCATTATCTGCCGCCTTCCGCCCTGAAGGGGCTGTTTGTTCTGCAGTGGCTGGTGGGCGTGGCGGTTTTTGGCGTAACTGCCTGGTATGGAAGTACGTTTGCGATGCAGGAATACAACTGGGAGTCTTTGTCCCCTGGGTTGGGGCTGCCAAGCTGGATCTATGTCATCTGGCTGCCGATGCTGTCGGTTGCGATCATTATCCGGATAACTCAAAACCTCGTTGACCGTCTGCGCGGCAAGAAAGATCCGGAGGTCATTCATGAGTCCTGA
- a CDS encoding AI-2E family transporter codes for MESNKQNELSNTDADTSDAPRPALLEAVNIRSMALITLTSIATLFFIDWAQAVLLPLVVAVMISYALDPLVSTLDRLRIPRPLSAAIVMVLMLGAIAAASIPLQREAMAMLDKVPLAISEFQRKEARSPDKEEGLMEKAQAAAKKIEESAAQSESSRHPAHEGVTPVRVVDKPMDVQEYVLKGSPAAIVLVSQFFSVLLLVYFILAAGSLYKRKVVKISGPSFGRMRKAARIMNEFHHQVRRFLFVMLVGALFVGVLTWLAFLALGVEQAMLWGVVAGVASAIPYLGPFLVLVGTGVAAFIQFGELNMTIIVAGTSLVVTSIQGYLLTPWLTSQVSSLNAVAIFVGLLFWGWLWGPVGLIIATPILMIIKSLCDHVVNLRPVGELLGK; via the coding sequence ATGGAAAGCAACAAGCAAAACGAGCTCAGCAATACCGATGCCGACACCAGCGATGCGCCCAGACCTGCGCTGCTTGAAGCCGTAAACATCCGCAGCATGGCGCTGATTACTCTCACGAGCATCGCCACCCTCTTTTTTATTGACTGGGCACAAGCCGTTCTGCTTCCTTTGGTGGTTGCAGTGATGATCAGTTATGCACTGGACCCGCTGGTATCGACACTTGATCGCCTCCGAATTCCCCGGCCACTGAGCGCGGCTATCGTAATGGTCCTGATGCTCGGCGCTATCGCTGCTGCAAGCATTCCTCTGCAACGCGAAGCTATGGCCATGCTGGACAAAGTTCCTCTGGCTATCAGCGAGTTCCAGCGCAAAGAGGCCAGATCTCCCGATAAAGAAGAGGGCCTCATGGAAAAGGCCCAGGCGGCGGCAAAGAAAATCGAGGAGTCTGCCGCGCAGAGCGAAAGTAGCAGGCATCCGGCGCACGAAGGCGTAACGCCTGTTCGGGTGGTGGATAAACCGATGGACGTTCAGGAATACGTGTTAAAGGGCTCGCCTGCCGCAATCGTGCTTGTGTCTCAGTTTTTCTCGGTGCTGTTACTGGTGTATTTCATACTGGCAGCCGGGTCGCTTTATAAACGCAAAGTTGTGAAAATCTCCGGCCCCTCGTTCGGGCGAATGCGCAAAGCCGCCAGAATCATGAACGAATTCCACCATCAGGTTCGGCGCTTTCTGTTCGTGATGCTAGTCGGCGCTCTGTTTGTAGGCGTGCTGACCTGGCTGGCGTTCCTCGCCCTGGGCGTGGAGCAGGCCATGCTGTGGGGCGTGGTCGCAGGTGTCGCCAGTGCCATTCCTTATCTGGGGCCGTTTCTGGTGCTTGTTGGCACCGGCGTTGCGGCGTTCATCCAGTTTGGTGAATTGAATATGACAATCATTGTGGCCGGTACGTCACTGGTGGTCACCAGCATTCAGGGATATCTGCTGACACCCTGGTTAACCAGCCAGGTTTCAAGCCTCAATGCCGTGGCGATTTTTGTCGGGCTTCTGTTCTGGGGCTGGCTTTGGGGCCCGGTCGGGTTGATCATCGCGACACCGATCCTGATGATCATAAAATCGCTGTGTGACCATGTGGTAAATCTGCGGCCTGTGGGCGAGTTATTAGGCAAGTAA
- a CDS encoding thiol-disulfide oxidoreductase DCC family protein gives MPTKPILFYDGQCPLCRREIDHYRKVDQQARVDWQDIFASDTALAQYQLSHIDAMKVIHAVDSAGNLQSGAHAFVVVWQELPGYRHLATVLKKLHLVGLVNRAYHVFARLRFRSRCKQGCDLPPR, from the coding sequence ATGCCCACAAAACCAATTTTGTTCTACGATGGCCAGTGCCCGTTATGCCGCCGCGAAATTGACCACTACCGCAAGGTGGATCAGCAGGCGCGCGTTGACTGGCAGGATATTTTCGCCAGCGACACTGCCCTGGCGCAGTACCAGCTTAGCCACATCGACGCCATGAAGGTCATTCACGCGGTAGACAGCGCAGGCAATCTGCAATCCGGTGCCCACGCCTTTGTGGTGGTGTGGCAGGAACTGCCCGGCTATCGCCACTTGGCAACCGTGCTGAAAAAACTGCATCTGGTTGGCCTGGTAAATCGAGCCTACCATGTGTTTGCCCGCTTACGCTTTCGTTCGCGCTGCAAGCAGGGCTGTGATTTGCCGCCGCGCTAG
- a CDS encoding LLM class flavin-dependent oxidoreductase, with protein MAASQSEQRMMHINLFLMGCGHHRAAWRHPQSAVEQLGDIRYYERLAQTAERGKLDAVFFADSNSAGNVSDGSWWYLEPLTAIAAMSRATENIGFISTVSSTFYTPFHAARLVASLDHISGGRIGWNVVTSMFDVEARNHGYEAMPGHAERYRRADEFVQAVLGLWDSWADDALMFDRQGHYADPAKVRPINHKGEFFRVDGPLNVPRPVQGHPVLFQAGASEQGRELAARCAEAIYAVAYDLPAAQSYYRDIKRRVKAAGRDVTVPIMPGLVTYVAPTEAEALAKQRELDELLPSEASLRQLAMFIDQDCSGWDLDAPVPPLPPLEEFSGPQGRYSTILRIIETEQPSLRQLLGRLAAGGGHCSIVGTPGQVADKMEHWFNNDGADGFNLMPPSLPSGIEDFVEQVVPELQRRGVFRTEYQGHTLRSHLGLARPE; from the coding sequence ATGGCAGCCTCACAGTCGGAACAGCGCATGATGCACATCAACCTGTTCCTGATGGGCTGCGGCCACCACCGGGCTGCCTGGCGCCATCCGCAATCGGCTGTGGAGCAGTTGGGCGATATCCGCTATTACGAGCGTCTGGCGCAAACCGCCGAACGCGGCAAGCTGGACGCAGTGTTCTTTGCCGATAGCAACTCGGCGGGTAATGTCTCCGACGGCAGCTGGTGGTATCTGGAGCCACTTACGGCCATAGCGGCCATGAGCAGAGCTACAGAAAACATCGGCTTCATCAGCACCGTTTCCAGCACGTTTTACACACCGTTCCACGCCGCCCGTCTGGTGGCCTCACTGGATCACATTTCCGGCGGGCGTATTGGCTGGAATGTGGTCACCTCGATGTTCGATGTGGAAGCACGCAACCACGGTTATGAAGCCATGCCGGGCCATGCCGAGCGCTATCGTCGCGCTGACGAATTTGTGCAGGCGGTGCTGGGATTGTGGGATTCCTGGGCCGATGACGCCCTGATGTTTGATCGCCAGGGCCACTATGCCGACCCGGCCAAAGTGCGGCCCATTAACCACAAGGGAGAGTTTTTTCGGGTGGATGGCCCGTTGAACGTTCCCCGGCCGGTGCAAGGGCATCCGGTGCTGTTTCAGGCAGGAGCCTCGGAGCAGGGCCGGGAGCTGGCGGCCAGATGCGCAGAGGCAATCTACGCTGTGGCTTACGACTTGCCGGCGGCTCAAAGCTACTACCGCGATATCAAGCGGCGGGTCAAAGCGGCCGGGCGTGATGTTACGGTGCCGATCATGCCTGGTTTGGTCACCTACGTGGCACCAACCGAAGCGGAGGCGTTGGCGAAGCAGCGTGAGCTGGACGAGTTGTTGCCCTCCGAAGCATCTTTGCGCCAGCTGGCCATGTTCATTGATCAGGACTGTTCTGGCTGGGATCTCGATGCGCCGGTGCCGCCCCTGCCGCCGCTGGAAGAGTTTAGCGGGCCGCAAGGGCGTTACAGCACCATATTGCGCATTATTGAAACCGAGCAACCCAGCCTGCGCCAGTTGCTGGGCCGGCTTGCAGCGGGTGGTGGCCACTGCAGCATAGTGGGTACACCGGGGCAGGTTGCCGACAAAATGGAGCACTGGTTTAACAACGACGGCGCCGACGGTTTCAATCTGATGCCGCCGTCTTTGCCCTCCGGTATTGAGGACTTTGTCGAGCAGGTGGTGCCGGAATTGCAGCGTCGCGGGGTGTTTCGTACCGAATACCAGGGCCATACCCTGCGAAGCCATCTTGGATTGGCGCGGCCTGAGTGA
- the mltF gene encoding membrane-bound lytic murein transglycosylase MltF encodes MVHKLRVLGGVLLPLTFIITTGCGQGNAGSAASAKPSEQLAPPEETGVLEVATRNGSTTYYLDRHENPVGPEYSLISQFADSKGWTVNWTMYDSTAAVLQALQSGNTHMAAAGLTHLPSRSEKFTRGPAHTEIVEQLVCHRAMRPMPRKPENMPNISIAVTAGSSYVETLNKLADEHEGITFIEDESKTTEVLLSDVARQDIDCTVADSNIVQVMRRHFPHLEVAMNLTQGNNLGWYLPAGSEELAGTAHEWMNSTEGDAAMGYVESRYYAYIGEFDFVDLRALNRRIDERLPGFITRFSEAEIATGMPADLLAALAYQESHWDPSAVSPTGVRGIMMLTRRTAESLGVMDRLDPTAAIDGGARYLADRHRRLPDTIPEPDRTFLALASYNIGRGHLLDARQLARELGKNPDSWDDMKEVLPLKADKRYYPSTRYGYARGYEPVHYVQRIRNYRDVISSAFD; translated from the coding sequence ATGGTTCACAAGCTGCGAGTGTTGGGGGGAGTGCTTCTTCCGCTTACCTTCATTATTACGACTGGCTGCGGCCAGGGCAACGCTGGTTCTGCCGCCAGTGCCAAACCATCAGAACAGCTAGCTCCCCCGGAAGAGACTGGTGTCCTGGAGGTGGCTACACGCAACGGCTCCACCACTTACTATCTTGACCGCCATGAAAACCCGGTCGGACCGGAATACAGCTTGATATCACAGTTTGCCGACAGCAAGGGCTGGACAGTTAACTGGACCATGTACGATTCAACCGCTGCCGTTCTGCAGGCGCTGCAATCCGGCAACACCCACATGGCCGCCGCAGGGCTGACACACCTGCCATCACGAAGCGAAAAGTTCACCCGTGGCCCCGCCCACACAGAAATTGTCGAGCAGTTGGTGTGCCACCGGGCAATGCGCCCGATGCCCCGCAAACCCGAAAATATGCCAAACATCAGCATTGCGGTAACAGCCGGCTCCAGCTACGTGGAAACGCTGAATAAGCTTGCCGACGAGCACGAAGGCATCACCTTTATCGAAGACGAAAGTAAAACGACAGAAGTACTGCTTTCCGACGTGGCCAGGCAGGATATTGACTGCACTGTGGCCGATTCCAATATTGTTCAGGTAATGCGCCGTCACTTCCCCCATCTGGAAGTGGCCATGAACCTGACCCAGGGCAACAACCTCGGCTGGTATCTGCCGGCAGGCTCCGAGGAGCTGGCGGGAACGGCGCATGAATGGATGAACAGCACAGAGGGCGACGCAGCCATGGGTTACGTCGAAAGCCGTTATTACGCCTACATTGGCGAGTTCGATTTCGTCGACCTCCGGGCGCTCAATCGCCGCATTGACGAACGCCTTCCGGGTTTTATTACCCGGTTCTCCGAGGCCGAAATCGCCACTGGCATGCCAGCTGATCTGCTGGCCGCATTGGCCTATCAGGAATCCCACTGGGACCCATCCGCCGTGTCGCCCACCGGGGTTCGCGGCATCATGATGCTGACACGGCGTACGGCAGAATCCCTCGGCGTGATGGATCGCCTCGACCCCACAGCCGCCATTGATGGGGGCGCCCGCTACCTGGCAGATCGCCATCGCCGGCTGCCGGATACCATTCCAGAGCCGGATCGCACCTTCCTGGCACTGGCCAGCTACAACATTGGCCGCGGCCACCTTCTGGACGCCCGCCAGCTGGCACGGGAGTTGGGCAAAAACCCGGATTCCTGGGACGATATGAAAGAGGTGCTGCCGCTAAAAGCCGACAAACGCTATTACCCGAGTACCCGCTATGGCTACGCACGTGGCTATGAGCCGGTGCACTATGTGCAGCGCATCCGGAATTATCGCGATGTCATCAGCTCGGCGTTCGACTAG
- a CDS encoding SDR family NAD(P)-dependent oxidoreductase — translation MKRVEGKVAVVTGGVLGIGRATSLLLAQEGAKVAVVDIKDEEGQDVVDEIAAFGGTAKFWHLDTTAEDEVKSVFADIVREFGKIDVLVNNAGISGVDKPTHEITEEEWDKVISVNVKGVFLCAKHAIPYMQKAGGGSIINMSSIYGLIGAGDIPPYHASKGAVRLMSKNDALHYAKDHIRVNSVHPGFIWTPLVEDLAKRSSEGVKAFREHLDSLHPIGHIGEPDDIAYGVLYLASDESKFVTGSELVIDGGYTAK, via the coding sequence GTGAAAAGAGTAGAGGGTAAGGTAGCTGTAGTAACAGGCGGCGTATTAGGCATAGGCCGGGCAACTTCTCTGCTATTGGCACAAGAGGGAGCAAAGGTTGCCGTCGTGGATATCAAGGATGAAGAAGGCCAGGACGTTGTAGACGAGATTGCAGCTTTTGGCGGAACAGCAAAATTCTGGCACCTGGATACCACAGCGGAGGATGAGGTCAAAAGCGTTTTCGCTGATATTGTTCGTGAATTTGGCAAGATTGATGTTCTCGTTAACAACGCAGGCATCTCCGGGGTGGATAAACCTACCCATGAAATAACCGAAGAGGAATGGGACAAAGTTATAAGCGTTAACGTTAAAGGTGTTTTCCTCTGTGCCAAGCATGCGATCCCATACATGCAGAAGGCTGGTGGTGGAAGTATTATTAACATGTCGTCTATTTATGGCCTTATAGGCGCTGGGGATATCCCTCCGTATCATGCGTCTAAAGGTGCCGTTCGGCTGATGAGCAAAAACGATGCTCTGCATTATGCAAAAGACCATATCAGGGTTAATTCAGTGCACCCCGGCTTTATCTGGACACCCTTGGTAGAAGATCTGGCAAAAAGATCATCTGAGGGAGTTAAGGCATTCAGGGAGCATCTCGACAGTCTTCACCCGATTGGGCATATCGGGGAGCCAGATGATATCGCCTATGGTGTTCTGTACCTTGCTTCAGACGAATCTAAATTTGTTACCGGCAGTGAGTTGGTTATAGATGGAGGTTACACCGCTAAATAA
- the ahpC gene encoding alkyl hydroperoxide reductase subunit C: MGIINSEIKPFNATAFKQGEFVEISEADVIGKWSVFFFYPADFTFVCPTELGDVADKYEELQKMGVEVFSVSTDTHFTHKAWHDSSETIGKINYFMVGDQNGSITNNFGVMREGQGLADRATFLIDPDGIIQAVEITAEGVGRDASELMRRVKAAQYVRKHPGEVCPAKWKEGEATLSPSLDLVGKI; encoded by the coding sequence ATGGGTATCATCAACTCTGAAATCAAACCGTTTAACGCAACCGCTTTCAAGCAGGGCGAGTTCGTTGAAATCTCCGAGGCAGACGTAATTGGCAAGTGGTCTGTGTTCTTCTTCTACCCGGCTGATTTCACCTTTGTATGCCCTACCGAGTTGGGCGACGTTGCTGACAAGTACGAAGAGCTTCAGAAGATGGGCGTTGAAGTATTCTCTGTATCCACAGACACCCACTTCACCCACAAAGCATGGCACGACAGCTCCGAGACCATTGGCAAGATCAACTACTTCATGGTTGGCGACCAGAACGGCAGCATTACCAACAACTTTGGTGTGATGCGTGAAGGCCAGGGCCTGGCAGACCGTGCTACTTTCCTGATCGATCCGGATGGCATCATTCAGGCCGTGGAGATCACCGCAGAAGGCGTCGGTCGTGATGCGTCTGAGCTGATGCGTAGGGTTAAGGCCGCTCAGTACGTTCGCAAGCATCCGGGCGAAGTTTGCCCCGCCAAGTGGAAGGAAGGCGAAGCGACACTGTCTCCTTCACTGGATTTGGTTGGCAAGATCTAA